From the genome of Seriola aureovittata isolate HTS-2021-v1 ecotype China chromosome 6, ASM2101889v1, whole genome shotgun sequence, one region includes:
- the LOC130171389 gene encoding granzyme B(G,H)-like — protein MLTMFSHCKLVILILALTPYYQVTRGVSGGHEAVPHSRPYMVIVEQHVKDDRTKYCSGFLLNEDFVMTAASCQAKSYTVSLGVHNVQDNNEVQRISVEKSFPHKDYDPINLKNDMMLLMLKSKANLNKNVKPIALANKDDGPLPKSCTVSGWGRSNSSNYMSPVLMEVSVTLIDNEMCVQNNLYCSHGDAGPEKGDSGGPLVCEDGKAYGVMSFKYKPAADEPPLNCYTKIPEYRNQIDWISENMSYLCISGAREL, from the exons ATGCTCACCATGTTTTCCCACTGTAAATTGGTCATATTGATACTTGCACTGACTCCTTACTATCAAG TTACAAGAGGAGTCTCTGGAGGCCATGAGGCTGTCCCACATAGCAGGCCATACATGGTGATTGTGGAGCAACACGTGAAGGACGATAGAACAAAATACTGTAGTGGATTCCTTCTGAATGAAGATTTTGTGATGACTGCAGCCAGCTGCCAAGCCAA GTCCTACACAGTCTCTCTAGGAGTTCACAACGTCCAAGACAATAATGAAGTACAGCGTATATCTGTGGAAAAATCATTTCCACATAAAGACTACGATcctattaatttaaaaaatgacatgatgCTTCTTATG TTGAAGTCCAAGGCAAATCtcaacaaaaatgtgaaacccATTGCTCTTGCAAACAAAGATGACGGCCCTCTGCCTAAATCATGTACAGTGTCCGGCTGGGGAAGGAGCAACAGCAGTAACTATATGTCTCCAGTACTCATGGAAGTCAGTGTAACACTCATTGACAATGAGATGTGTGTCCAGAATAATTTGTACTGCTCTCATGGAGACGCTGGGCCGGAGAAG GGAGACTCTGGTGGTCCATTGGTCTGCGAGGATGGAAAGGCGTACGGGGTGATGTCCTTCAAATACAAACCAGCAGCAGATGAACCGCCTCTAAACTGCTATACTAAGATACCCGAGTATAGAAACCAGATCGATTGGATTTCAGAAAATATGTCCTATCTTTGTATTTCTGGTGCTCGAGAACTTTAG
- the LOC130171392 gene encoding granzyme B(G,H)-like, protein MFFQWKLVILILALSLQGQARAGKISGGHEAVPHSRPYMVIVEQHMEDGKPKYCDGFLLNEDFVMTAAHCQAKSYTVHLGVHNFQDNKEVQRISVEKAFPHKDYDAVNHKNDMMLLKLKSKANLNKNVKPIALANKDDGSLPKSCIVSGWGRSDSSKFMSVKLMEVNVTLIDNEMCVQNNLYCSDGAAGPEKGDSGGPLVCEDGKAFGVVSHKYHSAADGLPINCYTKIPENMSWINLAVKTA, encoded by the exons ATGTTTTTCCAATGGAAACTGGTCATATTGATACTTGCACTGAGTCTTCAGGGTCAAG CTCGTGCAGGAAAAATCTCTGGAGGCCACGAGGCTGTCCCTCATAGCAGGCCATACATGGTGATTGTGGAGCAACACATGGAGGATGGTAAACCAAAATACTGCGATGGATTCCTTCTGAATGAGGATTTTGTGATGACAGCAGCCCACTGCCAAGCAAA GTCCTACACAGTCCATCTAGGAGTTCACAACTTCCAAGACAATAAAGAAGTACAGCGTATATCTGTGGAAAAAGCATTTCCACATAAAGACTACGATGCTgttaatcataaaaatgacatgatgCTTCTTAAG TTGAAGTCCAAGGCAAATCtcaacaaaaatgtgaaacccATTGCTCTTGCAAACAAAGATGATGGCTCTCTGCCTAAATCATGTATAGTGTCCGGCTGGGGAAGAAGCGACAGCAGTAAATTTATGTCTGTAAAGCTCATGGAAGTCAATGTAACACTCATTGACAATGAGATGTGTGTTCAGAATAATTTGTACTGCTCTGATGGAGCCGCTGGGCCGGAGAAG GGAGACTCTGGTGGTCCATTGGTCTGCGAGGATGGAAAGGCGTTCGGGGTGGTGTCCCACAAATACCATTCAGCGGCAGATGGACTGCCTATAAACTGCTATACAAAGATACCTGAGAACATGAGCTGGATCAATTTGGCTGTGAAAACTGCATGA